One window of the Archangium primigenium genome contains the following:
- a CDS encoding ABC transporter ATP-binding protein: MIRARDIVKRYQDGEGAEVRVLDGLSLDVEAGEFVAVVGPSGCGKSTLLQLLGGLDVDYQGQVEVAGVKLSGLRDAALARFRNQHVGFVFQSFHLIPNLSAVENVLLPSHFGASVSEDARKRAEALLDRVGLLAKKERTPVRLSGGERQRVAIARALFTGPRLLLCDEPTGNLDAATGAGVIALFQELHREGLTLLAVTHEERMSSAARRVLRLKEGRLVEEGTV, from the coding sequence ATGATTCGCGCGCGGGACATCGTCAAGCGCTACCAGGACGGGGAGGGCGCCGAGGTGCGCGTGCTCGACGGCCTGTCCCTGGACGTGGAGGCGGGGGAGTTCGTCGCGGTGGTGGGCCCCTCGGGCTGTGGCAAGTCCACGCTGCTGCAGCTGCTCGGCGGGCTGGACGTGGACTACCAGGGGCAGGTGGAGGTGGCGGGGGTGAAGTTGTCGGGGCTGCGCGACGCGGCGCTCGCGCGCTTTCGCAACCAGCACGTGGGCTTCGTCTTCCAGTCCTTCCACCTGATTCCCAACCTGTCCGCCGTGGAGAACGTGCTGCTGCCCTCGCACTTCGGCGCCAGCGTGTCCGAGGACGCGCGCAAGCGGGCCGAGGCCCTGCTGGATCGGGTGGGCCTGCTGGCCAAGAAGGAGCGCACGCCGGTGCGGCTGTCGGGCGGCGAGCGGCAGCGCGTGGCCATCGCCCGGGCGCTCTTCACGGGCCCCCGACTGCTCCTGTGTGACGAGCCCACGGGCAACCTGGACGCCGCCACGGGCGCGGGCGTCATCGCGCTCTTCCAGGAGCTGCACCGCGAGGGGCTGACCCTGCTCGCCGTCACCCACGAGGAGCGGATGAGCTCGGCGGCGCGGCGGGTGTTGCGGCTCAAGGAAGGTCGGCTGGTGGAGGAGGGGACGGTATGA
- a CDS encoding ABC transporter permease — translation MRLAALARLVRLSLARERRGAFFSAFGVAMGVGALVFFVGLGLGVGSVIRERVFPTDARLVDVVPPAVSLGSFLGGGRLDAAMVERLGALPGVERVYRKMNVRAPAASLYNGDFFGRRLRMGMDLLAVGVDPGLVEGDVPRETFVDPGPGQPLPVLISTRLLEIYNNTFAPSRKLPRLAPDMLRGFVLPVDFNRSYVTAPLPGVDVISVQAQVVGASDRALLAGITLPLDVAVRLNKALGQDTDTYTGVTLVTTSPGGVPAVVAAVKEMGLEIDDQERRLAENVGAAVTLTTSAMALLSILICVLAAVNIAHALSASVRARAKEIGVMQAVGASRGDVRNIVLAEAGVVGLAGGVVGTLGAVLLALLTDRLAARWLPEFPFKPDSFFSFPAGVVVGGMVLGLLAALAGAWFPSHRAAATDPARTLAG, via the coding sequence ATGAGACTCGCGGCATTGGCGCGGCTGGTGCGGTTGAGCCTCGCGCGGGAGCGGCGGGGCGCGTTCTTCTCGGCCTTCGGCGTGGCCATGGGCGTGGGCGCGCTGGTGTTCTTCGTGGGCCTGGGCCTGGGCGTGGGGAGCGTCATCCGCGAGCGCGTCTTCCCGACGGATGCGCGGCTGGTGGACGTGGTGCCGCCCGCGGTGTCGCTCGGCTCGTTCCTGGGCGGCGGCCGTCTGGACGCGGCCATGGTGGAGCGCCTGGGGGCGCTGCCGGGCGTGGAGCGGGTGTACCGGAAGATGAACGTGCGCGCCCCCGCGGCCAGCCTCTACAACGGGGACTTCTTCGGCCGCCGACTGCGCATGGGCATGGACCTGCTGGCGGTGGGCGTGGACCCGGGCCTGGTCGAGGGCGACGTGCCCCGGGAGACGTTCGTGGACCCCGGGCCGGGCCAGCCGCTGCCGGTGCTCATCTCCACGCGGCTCTTGGAGATCTACAACAACACCTTCGCGCCCTCGCGCAAGCTGCCGAGGCTCGCGCCGGACATGCTCCGGGGCTTCGTGCTGCCCGTGGACTTCAACCGCTCGTACGTGACGGCGCCGCTGCCGGGCGTGGACGTCATCTCCGTGCAGGCCCAGGTGGTGGGCGCCTCGGACCGGGCCCTGCTCGCGGGCATCACCCTGCCCCTGGACGTGGCGGTGCGCCTGAACAAGGCGCTGGGCCAGGACACGGACACGTACACGGGGGTGACGCTGGTGACCACCAGCCCGGGCGGCGTGCCCGCCGTGGTGGCCGCGGTCAAGGAGATGGGCCTGGAGATCGACGACCAGGAGCGGCGGCTCGCGGAGAACGTGGGCGCCGCGGTGACCCTCACCACGTCGGCCATGGCGCTGCTCTCCATTCTCATCTGCGTCCTCGCGGCGGTGAACATCGCCCACGCGTTGAGTGCGTCCGTGCGGGCGCGGGCCAAGGAGATTGGCGTCATGCAGGCGGTGGGCGCCTCGCGCGGGGACGTGCGCAACATCGTCCTGGCGGAGGCGGGGGTGGTGGGGCTCGCGGGGGGCGTGGTGGGCACGCTCGGCGCGGTGCTCCTGGCCCTGCTCACGGACCGTCTCGCGGCCCGCTGGCTGCCCGAGTTTCCCTTCAAACCCGACAGTTTCTTCTCCTTTCCCGCGGGGGTGGTGGTGGGCGGCATGGTCCTGGGGTTGCTCGCCGCGCTGGCGGGCGCGTGGTTCCCCAGCCACCGTGCCGCCGCGACCGACCCCGCCCGGACCCTCGCCGGATGA
- a CDS encoding protein kinase domain-containing protein produces MTTTQPKRQPIPFGKYLLLDRINIGGMAEVWRGKMFGAGGFERLVAIKRILPNIAEDDEFISMFIDEAKISVQLNHANVAKIEELGQIANNYFIAMEYIPGKDMRAIFDRGRKKSEPAPVPLVAYMVSKMCEGLDYAHRKKDGMGRDLNIVHRDISPQNVLVSFEGEVKIIDFGIAKAAGKATKTQAGILKGKFGYMSPEQIRGLPLDRRSDIFAIGVCLYEMLTGERLFVGDSDFSVLEKVRKAEVAPPSTYNRRIPEALEKIVLKALARDVDERYQYANELGDDLQRFLITSESIFSRKDLMQYMKSTFAEDVEREKQRLQEYADIRPPEGMLAAIEMGFGAHPISPHSTPQLSPPQVEPAPPPPPGVRRSPTMAAMPKLTAAPVAPPKEEEESGATQVVNAGDFDEDNPTGEHVGPGRSVTPMEVPRPPTLQEGPPRAAPRLSHPGMPRPPVLAPSQGESTTVARQGRNTLDSIPRVGRDDASGPARSSTSQGLRPPPPVMSPPPTDDLTEDGIAPASVSAPSGRMPVAAPRSQPVAPAPVAPPPAALAPAGRNRLPLILGGALVALLAIGGGLMALTRPPPTGFIYVILPHDVQGKNPRVSYNGKDLEIPPKGGPILQPVSSGPGVVLVSVEGYKPFTQNVQIPPGTTPTHVEVELQREARLGQLIVFTQPADAELKLNGEVVRPKGDSKTYINNEVPAGTVLTLEASAPGFRSRQEQVSPVAGAPTDVRLTLEADSYLVDVQSIPAGATIVAGGKELGLTPKTVTVPMSVKQVSLQMECYTGVDVPVAPAANGTARVNERLKKVKGRCSK; encoded by the coding sequence GTGACGACCACTCAACCGAAGCGGCAACCCATTCCGTTTGGGAAATACCTCCTCCTTGACCGAATCAACATCGGCGGCATGGCGGAGGTGTGGCGGGGGAAGATGTTTGGCGCCGGAGGATTCGAGCGCCTTGTCGCCATCAAGCGCATCCTCCCCAACATCGCCGAGGATGACGAATTCATCTCGATGTTCATCGACGAGGCGAAGATCAGCGTCCAGCTGAACCACGCCAACGTCGCGAAGATCGAGGAGCTGGGGCAGATCGCGAACAACTACTTCATCGCGATGGAGTACATCCCCGGCAAGGACATGCGCGCCATCTTCGACCGCGGCCGCAAGAAGAGCGAGCCGGCGCCGGTGCCGCTCGTGGCCTACATGGTGTCGAAGATGTGCGAGGGCCTGGACTACGCCCATCGCAAGAAGGACGGGATGGGGCGCGACCTCAACATCGTCCACCGCGACATCTCGCCGCAGAACGTGCTCGTGTCCTTCGAGGGCGAGGTCAAGATCATCGACTTCGGCATCGCCAAGGCCGCGGGCAAGGCGACCAAGACCCAGGCGGGCATCCTCAAGGGCAAGTTCGGGTACATGAGCCCGGAGCAGATCCGCGGCCTGCCGCTGGATCGGCGCTCGGACATCTTCGCCATCGGCGTGTGTCTCTACGAGATGCTCACCGGCGAGCGGCTCTTCGTGGGCGACAGCGACTTCTCCGTGCTGGAGAAGGTGCGCAAGGCCGAGGTGGCGCCGCCCTCCACCTACAACCGCCGCATCCCCGAGGCGCTGGAGAAGATCGTCCTCAAGGCGCTCGCGCGCGACGTGGACGAGCGCTACCAGTACGCCAACGAACTGGGAGACGACCTCCAGCGCTTCCTCATCACCTCCGAGTCCATCTTCAGCCGCAAGGACCTCATGCAGTACATGAAGTCCACCTTCGCGGAGGACGTGGAGCGCGAGAAGCAGCGCCTGCAGGAGTACGCGGACATCCGGCCGCCCGAGGGCATGCTGGCCGCCATCGAGATGGGCTTTGGCGCCCACCCCATCTCCCCGCACTCCACGCCGCAGCTGTCGCCGCCGCAGGTGGAGCCCGCGCCGCCGCCCCCGCCGGGCGTGCGCCGCTCGCCCACCATGGCGGCCATGCCCAAGCTGACGGCCGCGCCCGTGGCGCCTCCCAAGGAAGAGGAGGAGTCCGGCGCGACGCAGGTCGTCAACGCGGGGGACTTCGACGAGGACAACCCCACGGGCGAGCACGTGGGCCCGGGCCGCTCGGTCACGCCCATGGAGGTGCCGCGTCCGCCCACGCTCCAGGAGGGGCCGCCGCGCGCCGCCCCGCGCCTGTCGCACCCGGGCATGCCCCGGCCCCCGGTGCTCGCGCCCAGCCAGGGCGAGAGCACCACCGTGGCCCGTCAGGGCCGCAACACCCTGGACTCCATTCCGCGCGTCGGACGGGACGACGCCTCGGGGCCCGCGCGCAGCTCGACCTCCCAGGGCCTCAGGCCGCCTCCGCCGGTGATGTCGCCGCCGCCCACCGACGACCTGACGGAGGACGGCATCGCGCCCGCGTCCGTGTCCGCCCCCTCGGGCCGCATGCCCGTGGCCGCGCCCCGGTCCCAGCCCGTGGCGCCCGCGCCCGTGGCCCCGCCGCCCGCGGCGCTCGCCCCCGCGGGGCGCAACCGCCTGCCGCTCATCCTCGGCGGGGCGCTCGTGGCGCTGCTGGCCATTGGCGGCGGGCTCATGGCCCTCACGCGGCCGCCGCCCACGGGCTTCATCTACGTCATCCTTCCGCATGACGTGCAGGGCAAGAACCCCCGGGTCAGCTACAACGGCAAGGACCTGGAGATTCCGCCCAAGGGAGGCCCCATCCTGCAGCCGGTCTCCTCCGGCCCGGGCGTGGTGCTGGTGAGCGTCGAGGGCTACAAGCCCTTCACCCAGAACGTGCAGATTCCCCCGGGCACCACGCCCACCCACGTGGAGGTGGAGCTGCAGCGCGAGGCCCGCCTGGGCCAGCTCATCGTGTTCACCCAGCCCGCGGACGCCGAGCTCAAGCTCAATGGCGAGGTGGTGCGCCCCAAGGGCGACAGCAAGACGTACATCAACAACGAGGTGCCCGCCGGCACCGTGCTGACGCTGGAGGCGAGCGCGCCGGGCTTCCGCTCGCGGCAGGAGCAGGTCAGCCCCGTGGCGGGCGCGCCCACGGACGTGCGCCTCACGCTGGAGGCGGACTCGTACCTGGTGGACGTGCAGTCCATCCCGGCGGGCGCCACCATCGTCGCGGGGGGCAAGGAGCTCGGCCTGACGCCCAAGACGGTGACGGTGCCCATGAGCGTCAAGCAGGTGAGCCTCCAGATGGAGTGCTACACCGGCGTGGACGTGCCCGTGGCGCCCGCCGCCAATGGGACCGCCCGCGTGAACGAGCGGCTCAAGAAGGTGAAGGGTCGCTGCAGCAAGTAA